The following coding sequences are from one Rathayibacter sp. VKM Ac-2760 window:
- a CDS encoding hemolysin III family protein: MSHRPTSPTPDPDARAVARDDAAGASLPALPLVEDEIAHGPATETRPTWRGWIHAGLFPLAIAAGIVLVTLADGAPAKWAATVFAASSLLLFGNSALYHRFDWSPRTKIILKRIDHANIFLLIAGTYTPLAALALPPSQGTLLLVLVWAGALLGIGFRVFWISAPRWLYVPLYLLLGWAAVMYLGPLFEASAAMMVLVLVGGLCYTVGAVIYGLKRPNPVPGVFGFHEIFHALTAVAFLCHWTAALIVCLHPTYNVG, from the coding sequence ATGAGCCACCGGCCGACCTCCCCCACCCCCGATCCGGATGCGCGCGCCGTGGCCCGGGACGACGCGGCCGGCGCGTCGCTGCCCGCACTCCCGCTCGTCGAGGACGAGATCGCGCACGGACCGGCGACCGAGACGCGGCCCACCTGGCGCGGCTGGATCCACGCCGGGCTGTTCCCGCTGGCGATCGCCGCCGGGATCGTCCTGGTGACGCTCGCGGACGGCGCTCCGGCGAAGTGGGCGGCCACCGTGTTCGCGGCGTCGTCGCTGCTGCTCTTCGGCAACTCCGCGCTCTACCACCGCTTCGACTGGTCGCCGCGGACGAAGATCATCCTCAAGCGGATCGACCACGCGAACATCTTCCTGCTCATCGCGGGCACCTACACGCCGCTCGCCGCGCTCGCCCTGCCGCCCTCGCAGGGCACGCTGCTGCTCGTGCTGGTCTGGGCGGGGGCGCTGCTCGGGATCGGCTTCCGCGTGTTCTGGATCTCGGCACCGCGCTGGCTCTACGTGCCGCTCTACCTGCTCCTGGGCTGGGCCGCCGTGATGTACCTCGGCCCGCTGTTCGAGGCGAGCGCGGCGATGATGGTGCTCGTCCTCGTCGGCGGCCTCTGCTACACCGTCGGCGCGGTGATCTACGGGCTCAAGCGGCCGAACCCGGTGCCCGGGGTCTTCGGCTTCCACGAGATCTTCCACGCGCTCACCGCGGTGGCGTTCCTCTGCCACTGGACGGCGGCGCTGATCGTCTGCCTGCACCCGACGTACAACGTCGGCTGA